The Psychrobacter arenosus region ACACTGTTTTTTAATTTGAAGTACGCGGTATTTTGATGAAACAATAGTATTTATAGCAAGGTGTATGGAACTAGCAATACTTTTAACTGTATTTCTTAGGCTGGGTGGGGCGGGTTCTATTGCCTATAGCCATTCCTACTTAGCGAGATTCCTCTTAGTCAAGTGTCCCAGTGCGTAGGGGAGAAGTATTCTTTATGAGTATTGTGTATAGTTTGAGGCTGCCAGAAAATCTCCCCAACCCCCTTTGAAAAAGGGGCTTAAAACCCTCTATATCTTATTTATCCAATCGTGGGTTACGCTTCGCTAATCGCATGCTACCTCAAACAACAGTTATATATGTAGATAACGTAGCGTGGGTGAAAACCCACGGACTGATAGATACCTATATAAAAAGTAGGTCATAGAAAGAATTCGTAGGGTGGGTTAGTGCTACCGAGCATGCGTAGCGTGCGAAGGTAGAACGTAACCCACAAATACGGGATGGTTGAATTAGAAACTAATTATATAAAGTAGTTCCCTTCCCCTAAAAGGGGAAGGGCTAGGGATGGGGTTATCGGTTAGGCCATAAAGAGTAAATCAATCAAATTGAAATAATATTCCAAAAGAGGTTGACGCCCAGTGAGAAATCTATATACTACGCCCCTGTTGAGACGGAAGCTTGGCTAACAAGAGCTAAATTAGCGATTGGGACGCAGAGCGGAACAAGGACTTTAGCAAATTAGAGATTATCTAATTGGCTGAATGAATTGAAAATTACTTCTTGACACAGGCTATAAAGCGTCTATAATACGCACCTCATCGGGAAGAGCTAAACTGTCAATCACAGATTGATAACGCAGCTAACCAGATGAAACAAATATAGAATAAAGCTTGACAGATATCTAATTGATGATATACTTGACGGCTCGCTAAGTAAGACGAACAATTAGTTTATCTTATTAGTGATATAACTTAACTTGGACGACAAGCTAAGTCAACTATTTAAAAGCTAAATCAAAGAACAACTTGTGTGGATTTTTGCTGATTCAGAATGCTAAAAATAAAGTTGGTTGAGTTCCTTTCGGAACGATTCTAACTATAAAAATTATCATTCTTTATAAGCAAAGAAACTCTAAGTTAATTCATTATATGAAACATACGGAAAGCAAATTTGCTAGTAATAGAATGAGCCAAGTTTAGAAGCTTCTTTAAAGAGCTTCATAGCAAGATTAAACTGAAGAGTTTGATCATGGCTCAGATTGAACGCTGGCGGCAGGCTTAACACATGCAAGTCGAGCGGTAACAGGAGAAGCTTGCTTCTCGCTGACGAGCGGCGGACGGGTGAGTAATACTTAGGAATCTGCCCAGTAGTGGGGGATAGCTCGGGGAAACTCGAATTAATACCGCATACACCCTACGGGGAAAAGGGGCTGCTTGCAGCTCTCGCTATTGGATGAGCCTAAGTCGGATTAGCTAGTTGGTGGGGTAAAGGCCTACCAAGGCGACAATCTGTAGCTGGTCTGAGAGGATGATCAGCCACACCGGAACTGAGACACGGTCCGGACTCCTACGGGAGGCAGCAGTGGGGAATATTGGACAATGGGGAAACCCTGATCCAGCCATGCCGCGTGTGTGAAGAAGGCCTTTTGGTTGTAAAGCACTTTAAGCAGTGAAGAAGACTCTATGGTTAATACCCATAGACGATGACATTAGCTGCAGAATAAGCACCGGCTAACTCTGTGCCAGCAGCCGCGGTAATACAGAGGGTGCAAGCGTTAATCGGAATTACTGGGCGTAAAGCGAGCGTAGGTGGCTTATTAAGTCAGATGTGAAAGCCCCGGGCTTAACCTGGGAACGGCATCTGATACTGGTGAGCTAGAGTAGGTGAGAGGGAGGTAGAATTTCAGGTGTAGCGGTGAAATGCGTAGAGATCTGAAGGAATACCGATGGCGAAGGCAGCCTCCTGGCATCATACTGACACTGAGGCTCGAAAGCGTGGGTAGCAAACAGGATTAGATACCCTGGTAGTCCACGCCGTAAACGATGTCTACTAGTCGTTGGGGAACTTGATTCCTTAGTGACGCAGCTAACGCAATAAGTAGACCGCCTGGGGAGTACGGCCGCAAGGTTAAAACTCAAATGAATTGACGGGGCCCGCACAAGCGGTGGAGCATGTGGTTTAATTCGATGCAACGCGAAGAACCTTACCTGGTCTTGACATATCTAGAATCCTGCAGAGATGCGGGAGTGCCTTCGGGAATTAGAATACAGGTGCTGCATGGCTGTCGTCAGCTCGTGTCGTGAGATGTTGGGTTAAGTCCCGCAACGAGCGCAACCCTTTTCCTTAGTTACCAGCGGGTTATGCCGGGAACTCTAAGGATACTGCCAGTGACAAACTGGAGGAAGGCGGGGACGACGTCAAGTCATCATGGCCCTTACGACCAGGGCTACACACGTGCTACAATGGTAGGTACAGAGGGCAGCTACACAGCGATGTGATGCGAATCTCAAAAAGCCTATCGTAGTCCAGATTGAGTCTGCAACTCGACTCCATGAAGTCGGAATCGCTAGTAATCGCGGATCAGAATGCCGCGGTGAATACGTTCCCGGGCCTTGTACACACCGCCCGTCACACCATGGGAGTTGATTGCACCAGAAGTGGGTAGCCTAACTTAGGAGGGCGCTCACCACGGTGTGGTTGATGACTGGGGTGAAGTCGTAACAAGGTAGCCGTAGGGGAACCTGCGGCTGGATCACCTCCTTATAGACGCATTCGGTCAGCAAGAATTCACAACAAGTTGTTCTTTGGTTTAGTTAGAAAGCATTCAAGCTTTAAGATGAACGTTATCTTACAGGCCTGTAGCTCAGCTGGTTAGAGCACCGTGTTGATAACGCGGGGTCGGCAGTTCAAGTCTGCCCAGGCCTACCATTATCTTCAGGGGCCATAGCTCAGTTGGTAGAGCGCCTGCCTTGCACGCAGGAGGTCAACGGTTCGACTCCGTTTGGCTCCACCATCTTTATGATTGAATGCTAGTTAAAGTTATAAACCAGAATCAAATAATTTAGCGCAAGCTGATAGATTATTTCATTCTGTTTTATACAGAACCAATATGACGATCTGATGAAGACGTTATTATTATTTAAAAACATAGATATGAGTCTGGGTTAGGAGTGGCGTGTTCACGCGTCACACTTAACCTGATAACTGACCTCCCCAAGAGGTTGGTTATCGAAAAGTAATAGAGAACTGAATCAAGCGTAAATTATCAAGGTGATATCGTTATAATTACGACTAAAGACCCTTTGGGGTTGTATGGTCAAGTAATTAAGCGCACATGGTGGATGCCTTGGCAGTCAGAGGCGATGAAAGACGTGACAGCCTGCGATAAGCTTCGGGGAGGCGGCAATATCCTGTGATCCGGAGATTTCTGAATGGGGAAACCCACTTAGCGTAAGCTAGGTATCTTGTACTTGTACAAGAAGCGAACGAGGGAAGTGAAACATCTCAGTACCCTTAGGAAAAGACATCAAATGAGATTCCCTAGTAGCGGCGAGCGAACGGGGAGGAGCCGACGGATTTATATGTAGAAGAACAGTTTGGGAAGACTGGCCGTAGTGGGTGATAGCCCCGTATTCGAAACATATAATGATGCATATTAAGTAGTGCGGGACACGAGAAATCCTGTATGAAGATGGGGGACCATCCTCCAAGGCTAAATACTCCTGACTGACCGATAGTGAACCAGTACCGTGAGGGAAAGGCGAAAAGAACCCCTGTGAGGGGAGTGAAATAGAACCTGAAACCGTGTGCGTACAAGCAGTGGGAGCCCCTTGAGGGGTGACCGCGTACCTTTGTATAATGGGTCAGCGACTTATATTCTGTAGCAAGGTTAACCGTTTAGGGAGCCGTAGGGAAACCGAGTCTTAATAGGGCGTCTAGTTGCAGGGTATAGACCCGAAACCGAGTGATCTATCCATGAGCAGGTTGAAAGTGCCGTAACAGGCACCGGAGGACCGAACCCACTGTCGTTGAAAAGCCAGGGGATGACTTGTGGATAGGGTGAAAGGCTAATCAAACTCGGTGATAGCTGGTTCTCCCCGAAAGCTATTTAGGTAGCGCCTCGGACGAATACCATTGGGGGTAGAGCACTGTTTCGGCTAGGGGTCATACCGACTTACCAAACCGATGCAAACTCCGAATACCGATGAGTAATATCCGGGAGACACACGGCGGGTGCTAACGTCCGTCGTGGAGAGGGAAACAACCCAGACCGCCAGCTAAGGCCCCAAATTCCTAGTTAAGTGGGAAACGAGGTGGGAAGGCATAGACAGCTAGGAGGTTGGCTTAGAAGCAGCCATCCTTTAAAGAAAGCGTAATAGCTCACTAGTCGAGTCGGCCCGCGCGGAAGATGTAACGGGGCTCAAACTAGGAGCCGAAGCTGCGGATTTGAACATGTTTCAAGTGGTAGGGGAGCGTTGTGTAAGCCTGTGAAGGTGTATCGTAAGGTATGCTGGAGGTATCACAAGAGCGAATGCTGACGTGAGTAACGATAATGCGAGTGAAAAGCTCGCACGCCGGAAGATCAAGGGTTCCAGTCCAACGTTAATCGGGGCTGGGTGAGTCGACCCCTAAGGCGAGGCCGAAAGGCGTAGTCGATGGGAAATCGGTTAATATTCCGATACTTGTTTATGATGCGATGGAGGGACGGAGAAGGTTATGCCAGCCTGGCGATGGTTGTCCAGGTGGAAGGATGTAGGTTTATAGCTTAGGTAAATCCGGGCTATTTTATACTGAGATCTGATAGCAAGCTGTACTTGTACAGCGAAGTGGCAAATACCATGCTTCCAGGAAAAGCTTCTAAGCGATAGTCATAAACGAATCGTACCCTAAACCGACACAGGTGATCAGGTAGAGAATACCAAGGCGCTTGAGAGAACTCTGCTGAAGGAACTAGGCAAAATGGTACCGTAACTTCGGGAGAAGGTACGCTGCTGGAGGTGAAGGACTTGCTCCGTAAGCTTCTAGCAGTCGCAGATACCAGGCTGCTGCAACTGTTTATTAAAAACACAGCACTCTGCAAACACGAAAGTGGACGTATAGGGTGTGATGCCTGCCCGGTGCTGGAAGGTTAATTGATGGGGTTAGCGTATGCGAAGCTCTTGATCGAAGCCCCAGTAAACGGCGGCCGTAACTATAACGGTCCTAAGGTAGCGAAATTCCTTGTCGGGTAAGTTCCGACCTGCACGAATGGCATAATGATGGCAGCGCTGTCTCCAGCAGAGACTCAGTGAAATCGAAATCGCAGTGAAGATGCTGTGTACCCGCGGCTAGACGGAAAGACCCCGTGAACCTTTACTACAGCTTTACATTGAACTTTGACCTGACTTGTGCAGGATAGGTGGGAGGCTTTGAAGCCGACACGCTAGTGTTGGTGGAGCCATCCTTGAAATACCACCCTGGTCATGTCGGGGTTCTAACTCAGGTATAACAATACCGAGGACAATGTATGGTGGGTAGTTTGACTGGGGCGGTCTCCTCCTAAAGAGTAACGGAGGAGTACGAAGGTGCGCTCAGACCGGTCGGAAATCGGTCGTAGAGTATAAAGGCAAAAGCGCGCTTAACTGCGAGACCCACAAGTCGAGCAGGTACGAAAGTAGGTCTTAGTGATCCGGTGGTTCTGTATGGAAGGGCCATCGCTCAACGGATAAAAGGTACTCTGGGGATAACAGGCTGATACCGCCCAAGAGTTCATATCGACGGCGGTGTTTGGCACCTCGATGTCGGCTCATCTCATCCTAGGGCTGAAGCAGGTCCTAAGGGTATGGCTGTTCGCCATTTAAAGAGGTACGCGAGCTGGGTTTAGAACGTCGTGAGACAGTTCGGTCCCTATCTACCGTGGGCGTTGGAAATTTGAGAGGAGCTGCTCCTAGTACGAGAGGACCAGAGTGGACGAACCGCTGGTGTTCGGGTTGTCATGCCAATGGCATTGCCCGGTAGCTACGTTCGGATGGGATAACCGCTGAAAGCATCTAAGCGGGAAGCCTACCTCAAGATAAGATTTCCCCTAAGAGCCGTTCAAGACTAGGACGTTGATAGGCAGGGTGTGGAAGCACAGCGATGTGTGTAGCTAACCTGTACTAATTGCTCGATCGGCTTGACCATACAACACCCAAGTGGTTTGTATTGTGATAGTTATAACGATTTTATATCATCTTGCTAAGCAAGCTTGATTCAGTCATACCGCTTAATATAAGCAAAGCTCAACCCAATACTTTTAGACTCATATCTATACCCCCTTTGCTGACGACAATAGCAAGACGGAACCACCTGATCCCTTCTCGAACTCAGAAGTGAAACGTCTTAGCGCCAATGGTAGTGTGGTTCGCCCATGTGAGAGTAGGTCATCGTCAGCTCCCTATACCCTGATTAGCCCCAATCATTAATTTGATTGGGGCTTTTCTTCGTTTGAAGTTTGGTGCTACTTGGTTAGGAAATCCTATTTAAAGGATTTCCCTTGCAACCCTAAAATTGACATGCAATTTTTTAACGGCTTTCAGGGCTTTTCTTCGTCTGCGATTTAATATTTCTGGATATAAGCAACAAAGCCCTCAGTGCTAACGCACTGGGGGCTCTGTTGTATGTCTAATTGCAATCCATTTCAGCCTTGTTTTAAAAAAGGAAGGACTGTTTCTAAAACAACTCTTCAATCTCACCTTCACCAAAATCAAAGCCTAACTGCTCCTGTTTGCGTCTACGCATCTGTTCAATTCGCTGCTTGCGTCCTACTATCAGCCGTAATACTTCGCGGCGCTGTTCATTAGTCATCTGAAACCACATCTGCCGCTCAGGGCGGCTGCGCAGACAACCGAAGCAATACCCTTTCTTATTGCTTCGGCAGACGCCAATGCAAGGGTTTTCAACGGCAAAGAGCTCGATTTGGTTTTGCATAACGACTCTAAGTCTGAGAATGAGTTTAAAAGGGCTTATTAATTATAAAGCGAAAATGCTATCTAGCACAGTTAGAATAAGTCCCCGCTGTTTTGTTAATATTATCATGGATTAAAGCGTGATAATCTTTAGGCAACATGGAATAAACACAGCTTTATTAAAACGTGGTTTTTCATTAACTGCTGATAAGAGAAAAATATGAAAATTATTTATATTCATGGGCTTGATAGCTCCGCCAATTCGATGAAGGGTCTACTGTTAGAAGCTTACTGTGCAGTGCATCATCCTAATATTGAAGTCATACGTCCTGATTTAAATTTACCTCCAGCAGCAGTCTTTAAGTTATTGTGTGAGTTGGTAAGTGAAAAAGAGCCAACAAGCTCTACTTTATTAATGGGCAGCTCATTGGGTGGATATTTTACCACCTTAGTTAGTAATCATACGGGTTGTCCTGCGGTACTACTCAATCCTAGTACGCAACCACATATAAGTTTGCAGCGATTTTTGCAAGACCAGCCTGAGGATATTGACTCGGATACGGTTATTTATCAATCCAGTGGTGGGTGGGAGATAACGCCTGCCCATTTAGCGTGGTTTGCTGAGCATCAATTAACAGCGGTTTGCCACCCTGAAAAGATGCTCGCCTGGATTAAAGCCGGTGATGAGTTGTTAAATCCAGAGGTTGCCACGGAGTTTTATCGGCAGCAAGGGGTAGAGGTAATACTGCAGGAAGGAGGAGATCATAGAATGACTGACTTTGCTGAGCTATTACCTATATTATTACCAAAAGCCTTGGATTTACCGGCTTAACCCCTTGCCGTTGCGAGTTTATTGCTAGCGACATTAACTGTCGTGACTTTAGATTTGCCCCCGATATCTTAGGCAATATTCGTTATAATAAGCTCATAGAAAACTCTAGTTAAGCCTCTCAGCTGCCCGCAAGGCAAAGGATATCACCGTGAATCAATATAATGCCCAATCCCTTGAAGTCTTAGAAGGACTGGAGCCTGTTCGTCGCCGTCCTGGTATGTATACGGATACCACGCGTCCTAACCATTTGGCGCAAGAGGTCATAGACAACTCAGTCGATGAAGCGTTAGCGGGTTATGCTAAGACCATCAAAGTACAGCTGTATGAGGATGGCTCCTTGTCTGTAGAAGATGATGGTCGCGGTATGCCTACCGATATTCATCCCGAATTTAACCAGTCCGGCATTGAGCTGATATTTACCCGTCTGCATGCTGGGGGTAAATTTTCTACCAGTAACTATCAAGTGTCTGGTGGTCTGCATGGGGTAGGTATTTCGGTGGTCAATGCGCTGTCAAAGCGAGTAGAAGTGACCGTATGGCGCGATAGTGTGCAGTATGACATGGCGTTTGAAAATGGCGCTCCGGTTACTGAACTTACGGAATCTGTGAGCCCTAACAAACGCAAGCGTGGTACTAAGGTGCGCTTTTGGGTCGATGGCTCCTTTTTTGATTCCCCAAAATTTAGCGTCAAACAGCTCAAGCACAATCTTAAAGCTAAGGCCGTCTTATCCGCAGGTTTAAAAATTGAATTTGTTGATGATATTAATAATGACAAAGTTGTTTGGCAGTTTGCAGATGGGGTCGTTGAATACCTTAATGAACAATTAGATGGCCTTGAAACCCTACCGCCAGAGCCGTTTTATTTTAGTTATGAAGCTAAATCCGGGGAGCGAGCAGGGGTGACCTTTGCGCTATCGTGGTTACCTGAGGGCGGGACGCCTATCCAAGAAAGCTATGTCAACTTGATCCCTACGGCTCAAGGCGGTACCCACGTTAATGGTCTGCGTACCGGTATTTTAGAAGCACTGCGAGAGTTTTGTGATATTCATAACTTATTACCGCGTAATGTAAAATTGACCGGTGAAGATATTTGGGATGGCGTTAACTATATCCTATCGCTGAAGTTTTCTGAGCCGCAATTCTCTGGTCAGACCAAAGAGCGCTTATCGAGTCGTGAGGCGGCAGGGGCTGTACAGGCGCAGGCAAAAGATGCCTTTAGCTTATGGCTTAACCAACATGCGGACTTGGGCGCGCAGATTGCGGAATTGGCGATTTCCAAAGCCGGTACTCGTCTTAAATCCGCCAAGAAAGTAGCACGTAAAAAGATTACTCAAGGGCCCGCATTACCCGGTAAATTAGCAGATTGTCGGGGAAATTTACGCGATGGGGCTGAGTTATTTTTAGTAGAAGGGGATTCAGCAGGGGGGAGTGCGAAACAGGCTCGCGACCGTCATTTCCAAGCGATTTTACCGTTAAAGGGTAAGATCTTAAATACTTGGGAAGTATCGCCTGATACCGTATTGGCCAGTCAAGAGATTCATGATATTGCGATTGCTATTGGCGTCGATCCGGCGTCAGATGACTTGTCTGAATTGCGCTACGATAAGGTCTGTATTTTAGCGGATGCTGATTCGGATGGGCTGCACATTGCCACTCTGATTTGTGCCTTATTCGTCAAACATTTCCCAGCTTTAGTAGATGCTGGCCATTTGTTTGTCGCCATGCCGCCTCTCTACCGAGTTGATGTGGGCAAAGAAGTCCATTACGCATTAGATGAGGGCGAACTGACCCAGATTTTGAGTACGGTACCTGGCAATAAAAAACCGCAAATTACCCGCTTTAAGGGCTTGGGAGAAATGAGCGCGGAGCAGTTGCGGGACACTACTTTGAATCCTGATACTCGCCGTTTGGTGCAATTGGATATGGACGATATGCACCTAACCAATAACGTCATGGATATGCTGCTCGCTAAGAAACGCTCTGGTGACCGTAAGTCTTGGTTGGAGACTAAAGGGGACTTGGCTGATATTGTGGTATGATAACAGTTGTTTACTGTAATTTAACTGGGCCTAATTAGCATAGAGACTTATATGACTGACCCTCAATATCCAAAGTTTACTCGCAGTCCTTTAACCCGTAAAAAGTTAGGCGATAAAGTGCCTAAACGGGGTGGTATCATTGCCCCTCCAATCGCGAAAGCGGTGCTAAAAGTGTTGGGTTGGAAGGTCGTTGGTGATATCCCGAATGTGCCTAAAGCGGTGTTTCTAGCCTTGCCCCATACCTCCAATATGGACGGGCTGTTTGCTATTCCTTCGATATTAGCTTTAGATTTGGATGTTAAAATAATGGGCAAAGAAAGCCTATTTAAAGTGCCAGTCTTAGCGCCATTTTTACGCTGGGCGGGTATTATTCCTATCGATCGGGGCAAAAAAGGCTCAGTCTTGCAGACTAGCATAGAGCGTTTTAAGCCGGAAAAGCCTTTGCTATTAGGGTTATCCCCTGAAGGGACGCGCGCTTATACCAAAGAGTGGAAGACGGGGTTTTATTATATTGCTGCAGGAGCAGGGGTGCCCATTGTGCCAGTAGCGATGGATTATAAAACTAAAGAAGTGCGGTTTATGCAGCCAGTATTGCCAACAGGAAATATGGAAATAGACATTCCAAAAATTCTTGAACAGTATAAAGGCGTGGTTCCTAAACACCCTGAGCGCTTATCGCAGCCACTACAAGATGTGAATAAATAATGGCTTAGCTGTCAGCTGGTTAAATCTAACTTATAGCATAAAAAAACCCTTAGCCTTATTCAATAAGCTAAGGGTTTTTTATGACTGCTACTAAATGACTTGTACTAAATGATTGGTACTAAATGCCTGCCACTAAATGCCTGATACTAACTTATTCATCCTAATTTTAGCGCTAAAACTGCGGCTGACCATTGGAGGCACTAACGCCGCCATCGACCGGTAAATCGACCCCCGTAATCATAGCAGCATCTTCACTCGCTAAAAAAGTAATAGCGGCAGCGATATCCTCTGGGGTCGCCAAACGGCCTAACGGGCAACGGGCTAAGAATTTATCGGTTTTCTCTTCATTGTCTTGTATCTTAGTCGTCATATTGGTCTTGGTGACACTCGGACTCACTGCATTTACCCGTACCCCATCACGACCATGATCCATGGCCAATGTACGGGTGAGATTGGTAACCCCAGCCTTAGCAGCATTGTACGCTGCCATATTCCAATCGCCGCCCATACCCGACACTGAGGACACATTGATAATATTACCTTTGGACTTTATTAACGCTGGCATCGCAGCTTGGCACACATAAAAAGTCCCATTAAGATTCACATCCATAGCGCTTTGCCAGTCTTCAGCACTCAGCTCGGTGATTTTACCTTGGACAGCTTTACCGGCATTATTCACCAACACGTCGATATGCTCAAACTTCTTGAGCACGTGGTCAATCATGGCACGCACTTGGTGCTGTTGGCTGATATCACAGGTAATAATTTGATAGTTTTCGGAATGAATCCAAGTGGGGTCTTGAGGGAACTGTCTGACGGTCTCTTCTAAAGTCTCTGCAGTGCGTCCTACTAGCACGAGGCGCGCGCCTTCTTTAGCAAAGCGAATGGCGGTTGCCCGGCCAATACCGGAGCCTGCGCCTGTAATAATAACGGTCTTTTCCTTAAAGCGTTTCATCATAGTGCTGTCCTTATTGGTGCAAATTTTTACTCATTAATGGCTTTTACAGCGGTGCTGCGCGGTTAGCGATACCGCAGTTATTCTTGATTAGTGTCTGTTTTTATAACAGTTAAGGTCTGTGTTTACAGTAGTTGCTATCTCTATAGTAATAGTAACCATTGTAGAGTACTAGCCCTGGTTAAACCTTATGGGCTTAGTAACATCGCTATAAGGTGGCGGCTAACATTCTCTGGCCTCATCGAAATTTACCTAGAAAAAACGCTGACGATTTACTCATAAAAAAAGACAGCCGTAGCTGTCTCTTTTATTTTATGCAGACGAGCTATAACTCAGAGTTACAGCAAGCCTAGCAAACGTTTGAACTTATTTTAAATTATCATTGTCCAGCGCGCTTGGCGACGTTGGAACACCGATATCTAAAGTATTTACGTCAGTCTCTACCGTTGCTGCAGGAGCGGTGGTATCAGTAGTCGTGTTTTGAGTAGCCGAAGTATCCGTCGTCATTTTAGTGTGACGAGTCGTTTCAACTTTCAAGCCAGTACGCTCTTCATCGACCTTGTCTTGTAGCTTACGCAATAGACGGGCAGCTGCTTCTTGACCACCAAGACCAAACGATAGGGCAAAGGCAACAGCCACGGCGCCTAAAGTTAGACCGAACGCTAGGTTCACGATAGAGTCAGCAATACCCATCGCTTTTAGACCCATAGCTAATACTAGGCCCATGATAAGGACGCGAACGATATTGGCTAGGAATGGAGAGCCCTGCTCAGAACGCTCAACGATACCGGCGATAAGGTTGGCTAACCAGAAACCGATAAATAGAATAACGGCACCTAGAATGATGCTGGCACCGAAATCGATGAACATCAAGATTAGCGCACTAATCGCTTCAAAGCCTAGTAAGTCAGCGGCAGCGATAGCAGCAAACAACATAGCAAAGAATAAGATAGCGTGACCGACTAAGTCAGAGATGCGCGTTGAGCCCATAGTTTGGGCTAGGCCAACTTTCTCTGGTAATTGGTTAACTTGAGTGTTTTCAAGCAGACCTTTTACGATGTTCGCAACCATACGAACTACGAAGTAAGTGACCACTAGGATAGCAATTGCCATAAAGATGTTTGGCAGAGCTTCCATGATTTTGTTTAGCATATTGGTTGCAGGACGCACAATAGCTTCAACTTTTAGCGCTTCTAAAGCGGCTAAAATAGTAGGAATAATGACCACTAGGAAAGCTAAAGAACCAGCAACGTTAGGAATGCTATTTTGGTTGCTTAAACCGGCTTTAGAAGCCAATTCTTGCACATTAAAAGTAGAGACTAGGTTGACTACGATACCGCGAACCACTTTAGCGATGATGTAACCAACGAAGAAGACCACACCGGCCAAGATTAGGTTAGGGAGGAAGTCAAAAATCTTATTAACCATATTCGTTAATGGCGCAAATAAGCCGTCAAGCTCAAGTTGGCCGAGTACCATAGTTAGCACAACCAATAAGATGAACCAGTACACCATATCGGCGATCGTGGTGCTCATTGGTTTCATACCGGCTTCAGCGCTTAAACGCTCATCCATGGTGGTCTTAGCTAGAGCAGCATTCAAAGCAGTACGGGCGATAGTAGCAACAACCCAACCAATAATACCGACAGCGATAGCGCCGATCAGGTTAGGAATAAAGCCTAAAACTTGTCCAACCATATTAGCAAAAGGAGCAGAAATAGAGTTTAGGTTAAGCTGGTTTAGGGCTGCTGAAATAGCAATAATGAAAATAAACCAGAAGATAATTTTGGAAATGATGCCCTCGAGGTCATAAGTCTTACCTGTCGAGGTGTTCATACGTTGGTTAAGATTGATGCGAGCCAGAACGTTACGAACTAAGGCTGCAATACCTAAGGCGACAAGCCATCCTAGGACGAAAATTAAAATCGCCCCAATAATGGAGCCGATAGGACCGCCAAGGTAGTTATTAAATGATACAAACATGTGATCCATGTTGTTCTCCTATTGAGATAAAGTCATGAGACAACTGTAGGCCAAAAAATTGGGGTTACAGGTCCACGATGATATGAGCTTGTTGTTGTCTTTAATTCAAAACACGAAAGTAAAAAACATAGAGTTTACTGCGTTGAGGCGTCTGTAAAACTATGGAATATCTTATTAGTTTGGTTAAATAACCTTACTATTGACTTCAATGTTACCATAAAGAAAAGTTAGGTAGTCACAAAACTCCTTTACTCTAGCTAACATCACACTAAGATGGAAGTCAGAATACGACACACGCCCCATATAACAGATAAAACTCCGATTCATAAGTAGAACTTGATAACAAAACTATAACACTGGACCAAACGATTTTGCTAAAACATAGCTTGCTGACCATAGATTTGCTATGATTACGCACATATAAAGGCGGGGATATAAACTCATAAAAGTGGCCGGTCACTAGCAAAGAGTGT contains the following coding sequences:
- a CDS encoding DUF1289 domain-containing protein, which translates into the protein MQNQIELFAVENPCIGVCRSNKKGYCFGCLRSRPERQMWFQMTNEQRREVLRLIVGRKQRIEQMRRRKQEQLGFDFGEGEIEELF
- a CDS encoding YqiA/YcfP family alpha/beta fold hydrolase translates to MKIIYIHGLDSSANSMKGLLLEAYCAVHHPNIEVIRPDLNLPPAAVFKLLCELVSEKEPTSSTLLMGSSLGGYFTTLVSNHTGCPAVLLNPSTQPHISLQRFLQDQPEDIDSDTVIYQSSGGWEITPAHLAWFAEHQLTAVCHPEKMLAWIKAGDELLNPEVATEFYRQQGVEVILQEGGDHRMTDFAELLPILLPKALDLPA
- the parE gene encoding DNA topoisomerase IV subunit B, producing the protein MNQYNAQSLEVLEGLEPVRRRPGMYTDTTRPNHLAQEVIDNSVDEALAGYAKTIKVQLYEDGSLSVEDDGRGMPTDIHPEFNQSGIELIFTRLHAGGKFSTSNYQVSGGLHGVGISVVNALSKRVEVTVWRDSVQYDMAFENGAPVTELTESVSPNKRKRGTKVRFWVDGSFFDSPKFSVKQLKHNLKAKAVLSAGLKIEFVDDINNDKVVWQFADGVVEYLNEQLDGLETLPPEPFYFSYEAKSGERAGVTFALSWLPEGGTPIQESYVNLIPTAQGGTHVNGLRTGILEALREFCDIHNLLPRNVKLTGEDIWDGVNYILSLKFSEPQFSGQTKERLSSREAAGAVQAQAKDAFSLWLNQHADLGAQIAELAISKAGTRLKSAKKVARKKITQGPALPGKLADCRGNLRDGAELFLVEGDSAGGSAKQARDRHFQAILPLKGKILNTWEVSPDTVLASQEIHDIAIAIGVDPASDDLSELRYDKVCILADADSDGLHIATLICALFVKHFPALVDAGHLFVAMPPLYRVDVGKEVHYALDEGELTQILSTVPGNKKPQITRFKGLGEMSAEQLRDTTLNPDTRRLVQLDMDDMHLTNNVMDMLLAKKRSGDRKSWLETKGDLADIVV
- a CDS encoding lysophospholipid acyltransferase family protein; this translates as MTDPQYPKFTRSPLTRKKLGDKVPKRGGIIAPPIAKAVLKVLGWKVVGDIPNVPKAVFLALPHTSNMDGLFAIPSILALDLDVKIMGKESLFKVPVLAPFLRWAGIIPIDRGKKGSVLQTSIERFKPEKPLLLGLSPEGTRAYTKEWKTGFYYIAAGAGVPIVPVAMDYKTKEVRFMQPVLPTGNMEIDIPKILEQYKGVVPKHPERLSQPLQDVNK
- a CDS encoding meso-2,3-butanediol dehydrogenase gives rise to the protein MMKRFKEKTVIITGAGSGIGRATAIRFAKEGARLVLVGRTAETLEETVRQFPQDPTWIHSENYQIITCDISQQHQVRAMIDHVLKKFEHIDVLVNNAGKAVQGKITELSAEDWQSAMDVNLNGTFYVCQAAMPALIKSKGNIINVSSVSGMGGDWNMAAYNAAKAGVTNLTRTLAMDHGRDGVRVNAVSPSVTKTNMTTKIQDNEEKTDKFLARCPLGRLATPEDIAAAITFLASEDAAMITGVDLPVDGGVSASNGQPQF